The proteins below are encoded in one region of Desulfuromonadaceae bacterium:
- a CDS encoding glycosyl transferase, producing the protein MSDGVLIAYFVRQSDARRALWELGKRGFFRAAVLHKTADNRLLTNDPYLRRRLLGIFFAILGFSAVGAVLTYFFPTPPDWLPQFMQNHLVPIGGGAVTGLLVGLLILRREHYGVTPQLLVKYSGSLFHDETALVLQAPVAMMGDPVTLLREKSTTSPTIFVLHPPRERRRERRDVTPPVSGSLIEKRGRSNVYQSRGGPQQQRYALLKKLKRARSWVQKICSALTEASRLGQGATPVAEWIIDNEYLIVRTIRDVLLNLPKSFYRQLPRLASDPERVGMPYIYSLAKKLVAAVELRLTKENILAHLAENQLERTLSIAELWAFPQMLRVALIESIQGLAVRAQTDLCESQEAAFWANRLIVSNRSDVNQLFTALADLAMAHPQPSPYFGAQLVDLLYDETTVLVSLQGWLERTYGSSLNDLIQQEQHRQASDQLAIGNAFTSLRQLVQLDWRTVFEASSRVEQILKRDPAGIYAGMDFETRDRYRQAVEEFANRSRKTEEAIAKAAVDIAQGARKEGLDNPLLEHVGAYLIGAQRQAFVRQTGCREYLRCRLVSWVRRYHTPLYFGTTGGLVTLLIGFLCYFIPPGTPAWWTLAILLSALFLTSQLAIEVVNYLATRVLPPDALAKLDFFETGIPDRFRTLVVVPTLLINEQVIKSEIEKLEIRFMANRHDNLLFSLFTDFTDAAQQHIPEDDALIALARAGIEELNQRHGPRFLLFHRQRSWCSTEKKYIGWERKRGKLEQLNRLLVERRDDLARELIYVGEAAQLTRIRFVITLDSDTQLPHGSARRMIETLAHPLNQPRFAADGSITSGYTLIQPRVTPSLPSSSYSLFSRLFCDAVGVDPYTRVVSDIYQDLTGEGSYHGKGIYDVRAFGQILDDLFPEGLILSHDLLEGAHARVGLASDIELYDEFPPDYLGYVSRMHRWIRGDWQIAAWILPCVPRHDGRWGKNPLSLFNRWKVFDNLRRSLLPVMNLVLLVAVWLLDRQLATMTMALLGVMLFFSPLTQLLNVLTRLSGWQHFSFSALRHTLVRICIEIALMPHQAVVSLGAILRVWYRLLISHHGLLEWTSSQAVKSNTRRRWRLIISLGGASLLGGALARLIMSYQPESLSPAAPWLLLWAVAPFCGWLVTLPPRPARRQTALPDKDRLFLRRITRRTWRYFDDFVNVGTFWLPPDNYQVSHQDQLAMRTSPTNIGLWLLSAQGAHDCGYLTPVQVIDRLSATIDTLSRLERYQGHLLNWYDINTLKPLEPRYVSAVDSGNFLAALWTLDQGLEELFRKPLLTGRVLSGLRDTAGILREVAGQSKLGATALVQLDDLVRKLRARPAAGGVSIPLLRRCTEELDKLLRGINTQTSDDGEAFYWGNALAGQLEAWQTLIDSCLGWYEPLKTFAADLPNQKVAQPGAWSSDALSACTQTIPSLAEIADDRVAAITLLRSWGDSATTEHPVLVARGRQILSSFDLARTAATAIMDKGEALRRAVQEISAAINMAFLFDCERKLFSIGYNVSAGVLDNSFYDLLASEARLGSYVAVARGDVPMEHWFAMGRSHAVVGGRKTLLSWSGTMFEYLMPQLLQKSYDNSLIDRAVRRAVEIQIRYGRHQGVPWGISESAYGDLDFNKTYQYMAFGVPHLGLKRILKNQLVVAPYASLLAVGLRPHETVINLRRLKTMGLLSTHGYFESVDFSRDSERGGVRGVIIRAYMAHHQGMGFLALINFLHHNPFPERFHADPRVRAFEPLLQEKIPVVPPLKLIATRESTPLFVSAGESTPAAASFSTPHTYIPKTRLLSNGKFNLMLTNTGGGYSQWQGQELTRWRSDRTCDCWGSFCYIHDPANDLLWSAAYHPVGSEGEEYLTDFALDGVVYRRLDHGIRSEMEVIVSPEDDVEIRRITLFNRSDERRQLSLTSYMELALAAHSADRQHPAFSKLFIHTEALPDRHTLLAQRRQRGPDDATLYVAHRVTVEGADGAFNYETDRHRFIGRGNTLAAPRGATRKLGNSAGFVLDPIFSLRHDITLEPSQRTQVSFILAVAESRDAVLALTEKYGEVYQVNRALEFAWRSTQIGLRLLHIQADEARWFQHLANHMIFPNQLLSAPGEQIRENHKGQSGLWPYGISGDLPILLVTIGETRDLNLIRQLLQAHSYWRTQGFVADLVILNEEVGSYDQPLRERLINLIQAYSPTTGRDRFGGVFLRSADEIPADDQRLLKAVASVMLVAARGPLAQQLGVPRKAADPPALLETRPGTIDPPRALPLLELVHSNGFGGFTAGGREYVIDLGRSVITPAPWVNVIANRNFGTMVSESGGGFTWFGNSQRNRLTPWANDPVSDPPGEVLYLRDDVSGEFWTPTIAPIREDGPYRVRHGAGYTLFEHHSHGLAQELLVFVPTTGSNADAGDPLKLQQLYVRNDSPRRRKISLTYYVELTLGEHAEASRLQTITYHDRRTSALFAFNRYHPDYSERVTFVALDPQPDSWCGDRVEFIGRNRTLAAPEALERETLNNRTGERLDPCAALQVAIELEPGEERTLSTMLGQAGSQDEARWLIKTYSKENAFVDALAATGAWWENLLGGITVSTPEPAADLLINRWLLYQSLSCRIWGRSALYQSGGAFGFRDQLQDVTAFLAVRPELAREQIKLAASRQFPEGDVQHWWHPPGGAGIRSRISDDLLWLPLVTAHYVRVTGDVELLREEVPFLNAPLLEDGQHEAFTVPEMMIEPASIFEHCRRALEKGFTSGPNGLPLIGTGDWNDGMNLVGAEGRGESVWLGWFLVDVLQGMTELAVQLDRSELVADYRQRRVDLIARIEAVGWDGEWYLRGTFDDGSPLGSARCSEAQIDSLPQSWAWLTGAADPARATQALDAAWDHLVRVDESLVQLFDPPFEHADPSPGYIKGYPPGVRENGGQYTHAALWFAMALARKGDGERAVQMLNMLSPVELAADPEKVARYCVEPYVVAADVYRLPGRVGRGGWSWYTGSAAWMYRAWVEEILGLKVRGTYFVIEPVIPSSWPGFTLSYRCGEALYTVTVENPDRVGSGVTQVTLNGEILADQRIPLSRDEGEYAVMVRMG; encoded by the coding sequence GGTTCTTCAGGCACCGGTTGCGATGATGGGGGATCCGGTCACGCTGCTGCGCGAAAAAAGCACCACGTCACCGACAATTTTTGTGCTCCACCCGCCCCGCGAACGACGTCGCGAACGGCGTGATGTGACACCCCCGGTCAGCGGCTCGTTGATTGAAAAACGCGGGCGGTCGAACGTCTATCAATCGCGGGGCGGGCCGCAACAGCAGCGCTACGCGTTACTGAAAAAACTCAAACGGGCCCGCAGCTGGGTGCAAAAAATCTGTTCGGCGCTGACTGAGGCAAGTCGTCTCGGGCAGGGGGCCACACCGGTTGCCGAGTGGATTATCGACAACGAATATCTGATCGTCAGAACCATCCGTGATGTGTTGCTTAACCTGCCCAAAAGTTTTTATCGTCAACTCCCCCGCCTGGCCTCCGACCCCGAACGTGTTGGCATGCCTTATATTTACAGTTTGGCCAAGAAGCTCGTGGCCGCGGTTGAATTGCGGCTGACGAAAGAGAACATTCTTGCGCATCTTGCCGAAAACCAACTTGAACGGACGTTGTCGATTGCGGAACTGTGGGCGTTTCCTCAGATGTTGCGCGTTGCCCTGATCGAGAGTATTCAGGGGCTTGCGGTGCGTGCCCAGACCGATCTGTGCGAAAGCCAGGAAGCGGCCTTCTGGGCCAATCGCCTGATCGTCTCCAATCGTTCCGATGTTAACCAGTTATTCACTGCCCTGGCCGATCTGGCCATGGCGCATCCTCAGCCGAGCCCCTACTTCGGGGCCCAACTGGTCGATCTGCTTTATGACGAGACGACGGTTCTGGTCTCGTTGCAAGGGTGGCTGGAACGTACCTACGGCAGCTCTTTGAACGATCTCATCCAGCAGGAACAGCACCGTCAGGCGAGTGACCAACTGGCCATCGGCAACGCTTTTACCAGCTTGCGTCAGCTGGTACAACTCGACTGGCGGACCGTGTTTGAAGCGTCAAGCCGGGTCGAGCAGATCCTCAAACGGGATCCCGCCGGCATTTATGCCGGGATGGATTTTGAGACTCGCGATCGCTATCGTCAGGCAGTTGAGGAGTTTGCCAACCGCTCGCGAAAAACCGAAGAGGCAATTGCCAAGGCGGCTGTCGATATCGCTCAGGGGGCACGCAAGGAGGGGCTCGACAACCCGTTGCTGGAGCACGTCGGAGCGTATCTGATCGGTGCGCAACGCCAGGCCTTTGTGCGCCAGACCGGTTGCCGCGAGTATCTTCGTTGTCGGTTGGTAAGTTGGGTCAGACGCTATCACACCCCGCTTTATTTTGGCACAACCGGGGGATTGGTGACCCTGCTGATCGGTTTTCTCTGCTATTTCATTCCGCCCGGCACGCCCGCTTGGTGGACGCTGGCCATCCTGCTCAGCGCGCTCTTTTTAACCAGTCAGCTGGCGATCGAAGTGGTCAACTACCTGGCGACGCGCGTGTTGCCTCCCGATGCCCTGGCGAAGTTGGACTTTTTCGAGACCGGCATCCCTGACCGGTTTCGTACGCTGGTGGTGGTGCCGACACTGCTGATTAATGAGCAGGTGATAAAGAGCGAAATTGAGAAACTGGAAATTCGTTTCATGGCGAATCGCCACGACAACCTGCTCTTCAGTCTTTTTACCGATTTTACCGATGCGGCGCAACAACACATCCCGGAAGATGATGCGCTGATCGCCCTCGCCCGTGCCGGCATCGAAGAACTGAACCAGCGGCATGGCCCCCGTTTTTTGCTCTTCCATCGGCAACGCAGCTGGTGCAGCACGGAAAAGAAGTATATCGGCTGGGAACGCAAGCGCGGAAAACTGGAACAGCTCAATCGTCTCCTGGTAGAACGGCGGGACGACCTGGCACGCGAGTTGATTTATGTCGGGGAGGCAGCGCAACTAACGCGGATTCGCTTTGTCATTACTCTCGACAGCGACACCCAGCTTCCGCATGGCTCGGCGCGGCGGATGATCGAGACCTTGGCGCACCCGCTCAATCAACCGCGCTTTGCCGCCGATGGTTCGATCACGTCCGGTTATACGCTCATTCAGCCGCGCGTCACACCGTCCCTGCCGAGCAGCAGCTATTCACTTTTCAGTCGCCTCTTTTGCGATGCAGTCGGGGTCGATCCTTACACCCGGGTCGTCTCCGATATCTATCAGGATCTCACGGGTGAGGGTTCTTACCATGGCAAGGGAATTTACGATGTCCGGGCTTTCGGACAGATACTTGATGACCTCTTCCCTGAAGGGTTGATCCTCAGCCACGATCTGCTGGAAGGCGCCCACGCGCGAGTCGGACTTGCCAGCGATATTGAGCTCTACGATGAATTCCCCCCCGACTATCTGGGTTATGTTTCACGCATGCATCGCTGGATTCGTGGCGATTGGCAGATTGCCGCGTGGATTCTGCCGTGTGTCCCGCGCCACGATGGGCGCTGGGGGAAAAACCCGCTCTCGCTGTTTAATCGCTGGAAGGTGTTTGACAATCTGCGGCGCAGTCTCTTGCCGGTGATGAATCTGGTGTTGCTGGTCGCGGTCTGGTTGCTTGACCGGCAACTGGCAACGATGACGATGGCTCTCCTCGGGGTCATGCTGTTTTTTTCACCCCTCACCCAGCTGCTCAATGTGCTTACCCGTCTCAGTGGTTGGCAGCATTTTTCATTTTCCGCCCTGCGCCATACGCTGGTAAGGATCTGTATTGAAATCGCCCTGATGCCGCATCAGGCTGTGGTGTCACTGGGTGCGATCCTGCGCGTCTGGTACCGCTTGCTGATTTCGCATCACGGACTGCTTGAATGGACCTCGTCGCAAGCAGTAAAGAGCAATACCCGTCGTCGCTGGCGGCTGATTATCTCTTTGGGAGGGGCGAGTCTCTTGGGGGGTGCGCTCGCCCGGCTGATTATGAGTTATCAACCGGAAAGCCTGTCCCCGGCAGCGCCGTGGCTGTTGCTCTGGGCGGTCGCGCCGTTTTGCGGCTGGCTGGTTACCCTCCCCCCCCGCCCGGCACGACGCCAGACTGCGTTGCCGGATAAAGACCGGTTGTTTCTGCGCCGGATCACCCGGCGTACCTGGCGCTATTTTGATGATTTTGTCAATGTCGGCACGTTCTGGCTACCGCCGGACAACTACCAGGTATCACACCAGGATCAGCTGGCAATGCGCACCAGCCCGACCAATATCGGGCTGTGGTTGCTCAGTGCGCAAGGGGCGCACGATTGCGGTTACCTGACCCCCGTGCAGGTGATCGACCGGCTGAGCGCAACCATCGACACCCTGAGTCGGCTGGAACGCTATCAGGGGCATCTGCTCAACTGGTACGATATCAACACGCTGAAGCCGCTCGAACCGCGTTATGTCTCCGCAGTTGACAGCGGCAACTTCCTGGCTGCGCTGTGGACCCTCGACCAGGGATTGGAAGAACTGTTTCGCAAACCGCTGCTGACCGGGAGGGTGTTGTCCGGCCTGCGTGACACCGCCGGAATCCTGCGTGAAGTCGCGGGGCAAAGTAAGCTCGGTGCAACCGCGCTGGTACAGCTTGATGATCTGGTCAGAAAGTTGCGCGCCAGACCCGCCGCAGGGGGTGTCAGCATCCCTTTGTTGCGCCGCTGCACGGAGGAACTTGATAAGCTGCTGCGTGGCATCAACACGCAAACCAGTGACGACGGAGAGGCCTTCTACTGGGGGAACGCCCTTGCCGGACAACTGGAGGCCTGGCAAACACTGATCGACAGTTGTCTGGGCTGGTACGAACCGCTGAAGACCTTCGCCGCCGATCTTCCCAACCAGAAGGTGGCGCAACCAGGCGCCTGGAGCAGCGATGCGCTCAGCGCTTGTACCCAAACAATTCCGTCTTTGGCGGAGATTGCCGATGACCGTGTCGCCGCGATCACGCTGTTGCGCAGTTGGGGTGACAGTGCCACGACGGAGCACCCGGTTTTAGTCGCGCGCGGCAGGCAAATCCTGTCGAGCTTCGATCTGGCACGCACGGCGGCGACGGCGATCATGGATAAAGGCGAAGCGTTGCGCCGTGCTGTGCAAGAGATTTCCGCAGCAATAAACATGGCGTTCCTTTTCGACTGCGAACGCAAGCTCTTTTCCATCGGTTACAATGTCTCCGCCGGGGTCCTTGACAACTCCTTTTACGACTTGCTGGCCAGTGAGGCGCGCCTCGGCAGCTATGTTGCGGTTGCTCGCGGTGATGTCCCGATGGAGCACTGGTTTGCCATGGGGCGTTCCCATGCGGTGGTCGGTGGACGCAAAACCCTGCTCAGCTGGAGTGGCACCATGTTTGAATATCTGATGCCGCAACTGCTGCAGAAATCGTACGACAACTCGCTGATCGACCGGGCCGTGCGGCGTGCGGTCGAAATCCAGATTCGTTATGGTCGTCATCAGGGCGTTCCGTGGGGGATTTCCGAATCGGCGTACGGTGATCTGGATTTTAATAAAACCTACCAGTACATGGCGTTCGGAGTGCCGCATCTCGGCCTGAAACGCATCTTGAAAAACCAGTTGGTGGTCGCGCCCTATGCGTCGTTACTGGCGGTAGGACTGCGCCCGCATGAGACGGTAATCAATCTGCGTCGGCTGAAAACGATGGGGTTACTCAGCACCCACGGCTATTTTGAGTCCGTCGACTTCAGTCGCGACTCAGAGCGTGGCGGGGTGCGCGGAGTGATTATCAGGGCCTACATGGCGCATCATCAGGGGATGGGTTTTCTGGCGCTGATTAATTTTCTGCACCACAATCCGTTCCCCGAGCGGTTCCACGCCGATCCCCGCGTGCGTGCATTTGAGCCGCTGTTGCAGGAAAAGATTCCGGTGGTGCCGCCACTGAAGTTGATCGCAACGCGCGAAAGCACGCCACTCTTTGTCTCGGCAGGGGAATCGACCCCTGCGGCGGCGAGCTTTTCTACCCCCCATACCTACATTCCGAAAACGCGCCTGCTCAGCAATGGCAAGTTCAACCTGATGTTGACCAACACCGGCGGCGGTTACAGCCAGTGGCAAGGACAGGAGCTGACACGCTGGCGCTCTGACCGCACCTGCGATTGCTGGGGCAGTTTTTGCTATATTCATGACCCAGCGAATGACCTGCTGTGGTCGGCAGCGTATCACCCGGTGGGGAGTGAAGGGGAGGAGTATCTGACCGATTTTGCTCTCGACGGGGTGGTTTATCGGCGACTTGATCACGGGATTCGCAGTGAAATGGAGGTGATCGTTTCACCGGAAGATGATGTTGAGATCCGGCGCATTACCCTCTTCAACCGCTCCGATGAACGGCGACAACTCAGTCTGACCAGCTATATGGAACTGGCCCTGGCGGCACACAGTGCCGATCGGCAACACCCGGCGTTCAGCAAGCTCTTCATTCATACCGAAGCCCTGCCTGATCGACACACCCTGCTTGCCCAGCGGCGCCAGCGTGGCCCGGATGACGCAACGCTTTATGTTGCGCATCGCGTGACTGTCGAAGGAGCTGACGGCGCATTCAACTATGAAACAGATCGCCACCGTTTTATCGGCCGGGGGAACACCCTGGCTGCCCCGCGAGGAGCGACCCGAAAGCTCGGCAACAGCGCCGGGTTTGTGCTCGATCCGATCTTCAGTCTGCGCCATGACATAACCCTGGAGCCGAGTCAGCGAACACAGGTTTCCTTCATCCTCGCGGTCGCCGAAAGTCGTGACGCAGTGCTGGCACTGACCGAGAAGTACGGGGAGGTTTATCAAGTCAACCGGGCCCTTGAATTCGCCTGGCGCTCAACCCAGATCGGTTTGCGCCTGCTCCACATTCAGGCCGACGAAGCACGCTGGTTCCAGCATCTGGCGAATCATATGATATTCCCCAATCAGCTTCTCAGCGCCCCCGGCGAGCAGATTCGTGAAAATCACAAGGGGCAGTCCGGACTCTGGCCCTACGGAATCTCCGGTGACCTGCCGATCCTCCTTGTAACCATTGGCGAGACGCGTGATTTAAACCTGATTCGGCAACTGCTTCAGGCACACAGCTACTGGCGAACGCAGGGCTTCGTTGCCGATCTGGTCATTCTTAATGAAGAGGTCGGCAGCTACGACCAGCCGTTACGTGAGCGGCTGATCAATCTCATTCAGGCCTATTCGCCGACCACCGGTCGAGACCGTTTTGGAGGGGTCTTTCTGCGCAGTGCCGATGAAATTCCGGCAGATGACCAGCGGCTGCTCAAAGCGGTCGCCAGCGTCATGCTGGTTGCGGCACGCGGCCCACTGGCGCAGCAGCTCGGTGTCCCGCGCAAGGCGGCCGATCCCCCGGCGTTGCTCGAAACCAGGCCGGGGACGATCGATCCACCCCGGGCCCTGCCTCTTCTTGAACTTGTCCACAGCAACGGCTTCGGCGGTTTTACCGCAGGCGGGCGCGAATATGTCATTGACCTCGGGCGCTCGGTGATCACCCCCGCCCCTTGGGTCAATGTCATCGCCAATCGCAATTTTGGCACCATGGTCAGTGAAAGTGGCGGCGGTTTTACCTGGTTCGGGAACAGCCAGCGCAACCGTTTGACCCCGTGGGCCAACGATCCGGTCAGTGACCCGCCGGGGGAAGTCCTCTATCTGCGCGACGACGTCAGCGGTGAATTCTGGACTCCCACCATCGCGCCGATCCGCGAGGACGGGCCGTATCGCGTTCGTCACGGGGCCGGTTATACGCTCTTCGAGCATCACAGCCACGGACTCGCCCAGGAGCTGCTGGTTTTTGTGCCGACCACCGGCAGCAATGCCGATGCCGGTGATCCGCTTAAATTGCAGCAACTCTATGTGCGCAACGACAGTCCGCGACGGCGCAAAATTTCTCTGACCTATTACGTGGAACTGACCCTCGGGGAGCACGCCGAAGCGTCGCGATTGCAGACGATTACCTACCACGACCGGCGCACCAGCGCGCTCTTCGCATTCAACCGCTATCATCCCGACTATTCCGAGCGCGTGACGTTTGTTGCTCTTGATCCACAGCCCGATTCGTGGTGTGGCGACCGGGTCGAATTTATTGGCCGCAACCGCACCCTTGCCGCACCGGAAGCGTTGGAGCGTGAAACGCTGAACAACCGGACAGGCGAACGGCTTGACCCCTGCGCGGCACTTCAGGTTGCGATTGAACTCGAACCGGGAGAGGAACGAACCTTGAGCACAATGCTCGGTCAGGCAGGATCGCAGGACGAGGCGCGTTGGCTCATCAAAACGTACAGCAAGGAAAATGCCTTCGTCGATGCTCTCGCCGCGACCGGTGCCTGGTGGGAAAACCTGCTCGGCGGCATCACCGTCAGCACCCCGGAACCCGCCGCCGACCTGCTGATCAACCGCTGGCTCCTTTACCAGAGCCTCAGCTGCCGTATCTGGGGGCGCTCGGCCCTCTACCAGTCGGGTGGCGCGTTCGGTTTTCGTGATCAGCTCCAGGACGTCACCGCATTCCTTGCCGTGCGCCCGGAGCTGGCGCGTGAGCAGATCAAGCTGGCAGCCAGTCGACAGTTCCCAGAAGGCGATGTACAGCACTGGTGGCATCCACCGGGGGGCGCGGGGATCCGCTCACGTATCTCCGATGATCTGCTGTGGTTGCCGTTGGTCACGGCGCACTATGTGCGCGTCACCGGCGACGTCGAACTGCTCCGCGAAGAAGTGCCATTTCTCAATGCCCCGTTGCTGGAGGACGGTCAGCATGAAGCCTTTACTGTGCCGGAGATGATGATTGAACCGGCATCCATTTTTGAGCACTGCCGCCGGGCGCTGGAAAAGGGGTTCACCAGTGGCCCGAACGGATTGCCATTGATCGGCACCGGGGACTGGAATGACGGGATGAATCTGGTTGGCGCCGAAGGCCGGGGCGAGAGCGTCTGGCTCGGCTGGTTCCTGGTCGACGTTCTACAGGGGATGACGGAGCTGGCGGTGCAGCTTGACCGGTCGGAACTGGTTGCCGATTACCGTCAGCGCCGTGTCGACCTGATTGCCCGGATCGAGGCCGTGGGTTGGGACGGGGAGTGGTATCTGCGCGGCACGTTTGATGATGGCTCACCGCTCGGGTCCGCGCGGTGCAGCGAAGCGCAGATCGATTCGTTGCCGCAGAGCTGGGCGTGGCTGACCGGTGCCGCCGACCCGGCGCGCGCCACTCAGGCCCTTGACGCCGCGTGGGATCATCTGGTGCGGGTCGACGAATCGCTGGTCCAGCTCTTCGACCCGCCTTTCGAACATGCCGACCCCTCCCCCGGTTATATCAAAGGGTACCCGCCGGGGGTACGCGAGAACGGCGGGCAATATACCCATGCCGCACTCTGGTTTGCCATGGCATTGGCGCGCAAGGGTGACGGCGAACGAGCGGTGCAGATGCTCAACATGCTCAGTCCGGTCGAACTGGCGGCCGATCCCGAAAAGGTTGCGCGCTATTGTGTCGAACCGTACGTGGTTGCCGCCGATGTCTATCGCCTCCCCGGTCGCGTCGGTCGTGGCGGCTGGTCGTGGTACACCGGCTCGGCCGCCTGGATGTATCGCGCCTGGGTCGAGGAAATTCTCGGACTGAAGGTGCGCGGCACCTATTTCGTGATTGAACCGGTGATTCCGTCAAGCTGGCCGGGCTTTACTCTCAGCTACCGTTGCGGGGAGGCGCTCTACACCGTCACGGTCGAAAATCCCGACCGGGTCGGCAGCGGTGTTACCCAGGTGACGCTCAATGGTGAAATCCTCGCGGATCAGCGGATTCCGCTCAGCCGTGATGAGGGGGAATATGCGGTGATGGTGCGGATGGGGTGA